The proteins below are encoded in one region of Paenibacillus sp. YYML68:
- a CDS encoding sensor histidine kinase: MELIRKMTASLSRYIGRTMYRKMLLSYLLIISTIVTVLVLDFYTRTARDLKEDAIETNVRMTQQSALTLNAYLTNVRSFAWNYFGDFDFQRFVQQLGSDPETQSAYVGKFSNFVLNHPIVSSVIVSQLDGFSMRVGASLPNSVKEETERLQELAIAANGKGLWVSSRTNAIMSRSTVRTLTFVQALRSISLTSPGPVIGHMIFHLSPDTLRQWLTEVEGRGANRTYIVHADSGRIVLSLHEAEWGQQLLAEDELVRVDGSIRGHYYADKTGGHMLVTFERLEHTDWLLVSEAPVSLLTQAVDDFTKRTIGIVLVTLLFSMLLASFFSARTMTPLKELSKGMKAIESGNYSIHLPVRTQDEVGYLSSSFNRMTEEIDRLITKVYESELVKKNAEIKSLQSQINPHFLYNTLGIIDSLSTMHGDARVSQISRSLAKMFRYNISGNEISTMEAEIQQIRLYLSIQKIRFEHRLDYSIYVEPGLSEVPMPKLLFQPLVENSINHGISRMVEGGALRIEVTRGEHDHVIVEVWNNGQPIERERQRWLQAMLERGEPLIDTQQQRSSIGLSNVQDRIRLIYGRGCGLTFTSDEEYGTFFTITIRSTIPDEEAYDANSGAGR; encoded by the coding sequence ATGGAACTTATTCGAAAAATGACCGCTTCCCTATCCCGTTATATAGGCCGGACGATGTACCGGAAAATGCTGCTGTCGTACCTGCTCATTATCTCTACAATTGTAACCGTTCTCGTACTCGACTTCTACACACGGACAGCCCGCGATCTGAAGGAGGATGCGATCGAGACGAACGTCCGGATGACGCAGCAGTCTGCGCTGACGCTGAATGCGTATTTGACTAATGTTCGCAGCTTTGCTTGGAATTACTTCGGTGACTTTGACTTCCAGCGGTTCGTGCAGCAGCTGGGCAGTGACCCCGAGACGCAGAGTGCGTACGTCGGCAAGTTCTCCAACTTCGTGCTTAATCATCCGATCGTCTCGAGCGTCATCGTCTCGCAGCTGGACGGGTTCTCGATGCGGGTCGGCGCCTCGCTCCCGAATTCGGTGAAGGAGGAGACGGAGCGGCTTCAGGAGCTGGCGATCGCAGCCAATGGCAAGGGACTATGGGTATCGTCGCGCACGAACGCGATTATGTCCCGCAGCACGGTACGAACGCTGACGTTCGTTCAGGCGCTGCGCAGCATCTCGTTGACGTCGCCGGGACCTGTCATCGGGCATATGATCTTCCATCTGTCACCGGATACGCTGCGCCAATGGCTGACCGAGGTGGAGGGCAGAGGGGCCAACCGCACGTATATTGTTCATGCCGACAGCGGCCGAATCGTCCTGTCGCTGCATGAGGCGGAATGGGGACAGCAGCTGCTCGCGGAGGACGAGCTGGTGCGAGTCGATGGCTCGATCAGAGGGCATTATTATGCCGATAAAACGGGCGGTCACATGCTCGTCACGTTCGAGCGTCTCGAGCATACCGATTGGCTGCTCGTGTCGGAGGCGCCTGTCAGTCTATTGACGCAGGCGGTGGACGACTTCACGAAGCGCACGATCGGCATCGTCCTCGTTACGCTGCTGTTCTCGATGCTGCTCGCGAGCTTCTTCTCGGCGCGGACGATGACGCCGCTCAAGGAGCTGAGCAAGGGGATGAAGGCGATTGAATCCGGCAATTATTCCATCCACCTGCCTGTTCGGACACAGGATGAGGTCGGTTACTTGAGCTCCTCGTTCAACCGGATGACGGAGGAGATTGATCGGCTCATTACGAAGGTATATGAGAGCGAGCTGGTGAAGAAGAATGCGGAGATCAAGTCGCTGCAGTCGCAAATTAATCCGCATTTCCTGTACAACACACTGGGGATCATTGACAGTCTATCCACCATGCACGGCGATGCGCGTGTGTCTCAGATTAGCCGCTCGCTCGCGAAGATGTTCCGCTACAACATTAGCGGCAACGAGATATCGACGATGGAGGCCGAGATTCAGCAGATTCGCTTATATTTATCGATTCAAAAAATACGCTTCGAGCATCGCCTCGACTATTCGATCTATGTGGAGCCGGGCTTGTCCGAGGTTCCTATGCCGAAGCTGCTGTTCCAGCCGCTGGTGGAGAACAGCATAAACCACGGCATCAGCCGTATGGTGGAGGGCGGTGCGCTGCGCATTGAGGTGACGAGGGGAGAGCACGACCACGTCATCGTGGAGGTGTGGAACAACGGGCAGCCGATCGAGCGCGAACGGCAGCGCTGGCTTCAGGCGATGCTGGAGCGAGGAGAGCCTCTCATTGACACCCAGCAGCAGCGGTCCTCGATTGGGCTGAGCAATGTGCAGGATCGCATACGGCTTATCTATGGGCGCGGCTGCGGGTTAACGTTTACAAGCGATGAGGAGTATGGCACTTTCTTTACAATTACGATTCGATCAACGATACCCGACGAGGAGGCATACGATGCGAATAGTGGTGCTGGACGATGA
- a CDS encoding alpha/beta fold hydrolase: MLQQWDVDIQEADIPTSCGHTHIVTAGDPSKPPLLLFHGVGDNSALMWIFNAKALSKDFYVIAVDTLGGPGKSEPNLSYTTGFDQARWINELLERLNLDKVNLAGVSNGSYLASTYTVTYPDNVHRMVGMAGGVKLNMLRMAMLFLPEALFPASETTTRKLLRKLCAPGTSNVFENNEEIMKHWTYLLQYFNNRSMMAHTYRKFTEQELRILQQKALFLVGEHDRLSHYPAAIKALAQHQIPYKIIASAGHGINHEQAERINEEIRTFLLESYT; the protein is encoded by the coding sequence TTGCTACAGCAATGGGATGTTGACATCCAAGAGGCAGACATTCCAACGTCCTGTGGACATACTCATATCGTGACGGCCGGAGACCCAAGTAAGCCACCGCTGCTCTTATTTCATGGAGTGGGTGATAACTCTGCACTGATGTGGATATTCAATGCGAAGGCATTATCGAAAGACTTCTATGTTATAGCCGTGGATACATTAGGCGGGCCGGGTAAGAGCGAGCCGAATTTGTCGTATACAACGGGCTTTGACCAGGCCAGATGGATCAACGAGCTGCTGGAACGATTGAACCTTGATAAAGTGAATCTTGCAGGTGTTTCGAACGGATCGTACTTGGCAAGTACCTACACCGTGACTTATCCGGACAACGTTCATCGTATGGTCGGCATGGCCGGAGGTGTGAAGCTGAATATGCTGCGGATGGCCATGCTGTTTCTTCCTGAAGCACTGTTTCCGGCATCTGAGACAACGACCCGAAAACTACTGAGAAAGCTATGTGCTCCTGGCACGTCGAATGTGTTCGAGAATAACGAGGAAATCATGAAGCATTGGACCTATTTGCTCCAATATTTCAACAACCGATCGATGATGGCCCATACCTATAGGAAGTTTACGGAGCAGGAGCTGCGCATCTTGCAACAGAAAGCGCTATTCCTGGTGGGAGAGCATGATCGATTGTCTCATTATCCAGCGGCAATCAAGGCGCTTGCGCAGCACCAGATTCCTTACAAAATCATCGCTAGCGCGGGACATGGCATTAATCATGAGCAGGCGGAGCGGATTAACGAGGAAATTCGCACGTTTTTACTTGAATCGTATACATGA
- the manA gene encoding mannose-6-phosphate isomerase, class I produces MNEPIFLQPVFQERIWGGRKLQTIFGYDIPSDTTGECWAVSAHPNGQSVVQNGPYEGLTLGQLWSSHPELFRSSSPVFPLLIKLLDASDDLSVQVHPDDAYAGEHENGELGKTECWYIVDAEPGASIIYGHTAQSKAELIDMIDSGRWNDLLTHVPVKAGDFFYVPSGTIHALGKGIVVLETQQSSDTTYRVYDYDRRDKDGRLRELHLAKAIEVTSVPQSYVPLTQTTRVSEGLAATTLVSNDFFTVEQWSVTGKAHIPASSTYTIFSVIEGTGSLHASGRTYEMKKGDHFIVPIDFGPYEVDGAMQLILSQE; encoded by the coding sequence ATGAACGAGCCTATTTTCTTACAACCTGTGTTCCAAGAACGCATCTGGGGAGGCCGCAAGCTTCAGACGATATTCGGCTATGACATTCCGTCCGATACGACTGGGGAATGCTGGGCCGTATCTGCTCATCCGAACGGACAGAGCGTCGTACAGAACGGACCTTACGAGGGCTTGACGCTCGGACAGCTGTGGAGCAGCCATCCGGAGCTGTTTCGTTCAAGCTCCCCGGTGTTCCCGCTGCTGATCAAGCTGCTCGATGCGTCGGACGACCTGTCGGTGCAGGTGCACCCGGACGACGCGTACGCAGGCGAGCATGAGAACGGCGAGCTGGGCAAGACCGAGTGCTGGTACATCGTCGACGCCGAGCCTGGCGCTTCCATTATATATGGTCATACGGCGCAGTCTAAGGCGGAGCTGATCGACATGATCGACAGTGGCAGATGGAACGACCTGCTGACCCATGTACCCGTGAAGGCTGGCGACTTCTTCTACGTGCCGAGCGGCACGATCCACGCCTTGGGCAAGGGCATCGTCGTCCTCGAGACACAGCAGAGCTCCGACACGACGTACCGCGTGTACGACTATGACCGCCGGGACAAGGACGGCAGGCTGCGCGAGCTGCATCTTGCTAAGGCAATCGAGGTAACGAGCGTGCCGCAGTCGTACGTGCCGCTCACACAGACGACACGCGTGTCCGAGGGACTTGCAGCGACGACGCTCGTCTCGAACGACTTTTTCACCGTGGAGCAATGGTCTGTCACGGGCAAGGCGCACATCCCGGCGAGCTCCACGTACACCATCTTCAGCGTCATTGAAGGGACGGGCAGCCTGCATGCCAGCGGGCGTACCTATGAGATGAAGAAGGGAGATCACTTCATTGTTCCGATTGACTTCGGTCCATACGAGGTCGATGGTGCGATGCAGCTGATCTTGTCGCAGGAGTAA
- the tnpA gene encoding IS66 family insertion sequence element accessory protein TnpA: MNRVERQQAWRTRIENYRASGQTMVAWSKANNHTIHELKYWLKQIEGPPKSKRSKSASTFIPVIVPPSPVRSNLPTGSLRIHVGAASM, from the coding sequence ATGAATCGAGTAGAGCGGCAACAGGCATGGAGAACTCGCATTGAGAACTATCGAGCGAGCGGTCAAACCATGGTAGCCTGGAGTAAAGCCAATAACCATACCATCCATGAGCTGAAGTACTGGCTCAAACAGATCGAAGGCCCCCCAAAATCCAAACGATCAAAGTCTGCATCAACCTTCATCCCCGTTATCGTGCCACCTTCTCCCGTGCGTAGCAATCTGCCAACGGGATCCCTACGGATTCATGTTGGAGCGGCTTCTATGTGA
- a CDS encoding ROK family protein, with protein sequence MQVAVGIDIGGTKTAIGLVDADGLVLSKAVLPTDQALSPAHMVEQMAATVRRLLHEANIQEAQLQGIGIGAPGPLNTKLGQIAEPPNMRGWWGFPVVDAFKSHFSRVPIAFENDATAAALAEKWVGAAKDADHFVYVTISTGIGAGIYSHGRLLTGATGNAGDVGHMVIDMSAGVCPCGQRGCFEYVASGTAIAREASKLLGRPVTTKEAFELAGSGEQDEQDELAKLVRQVLDYIGAGCTTLINTFDPELLVIGGGVSQIGDTLFEAVTQYVQRYALNPSGRQTPIVPARLKQDAGLIGAAALVHIAY encoded by the coding sequence ATGCAAGTTGCAGTTGGAATCGATATCGGCGGAACGAAGACAGCTATCGGTCTGGTTGATGCAGATGGTCTGGTGCTGTCCAAGGCTGTGCTGCCGACCGACCAAGCGCTGTCGCCCGCTCACATGGTCGAGCAGATGGCAGCCACCGTCCGTCGTCTTCTCCATGAAGCGAATATACAGGAAGCACAGCTGCAGGGCATCGGAATCGGCGCGCCCGGTCCGCTGAACACGAAGCTCGGTCAGATCGCCGAGCCGCCGAACATGCGGGGCTGGTGGGGCTTCCCAGTCGTAGACGCGTTCAAGTCGCACTTCAGCCGTGTGCCGATCGCCTTCGAGAATGACGCCACCGCTGCCGCCCTCGCGGAAAAATGGGTCGGCGCCGCCAAGGACGCCGACCACTTCGTCTACGTAACGATCAGCACCGGCATCGGCGCAGGCATCTACAGCCACGGCCGGCTGCTCACCGGAGCAACTGGCAATGCCGGGGACGTCGGGCATATGGTCATCGACATGTCCGCTGGCGTATGTCCATGCGGACAGCGAGGCTGCTTCGAGTACGTCGCCTCGGGAACGGCGATCGCTCGGGAAGCGAGCAAGCTGCTCGGTCGTCCGGTGACGACCAAGGAAGCATTCGAGCTCGCCGGATCTGGCGAGCAGGACGAGCAGGACGAGCTTGCGAAGCTCGTGAGGCAGGTGCTCGATTATATCGGCGCAGGCTGCACGACGCTGATCAACACGTTCGACCCGGAGCTGCTCGTCATCGGCGGCGGCGTCTCCCAGATCGGCGACACGCTGTTCGAGGCGGTAACCCAGTATGTACAGCGCTATGCGCTCAATCCTTCGGGACGCCAGACACCGATCGTTCCCGCGAGACTGAAGCAGGATGCCGGGCTGATCGGCGCTGCCGCCTTGGTGCATATCGCTTATTAA
- a CDS encoding response regulator — MRIVVLDDEPIIRQGIIHKIGQTGLPVEVVGEAGDGRAGLELVRTLRPDLVVTDIHMPAMDGLTFIQEAQELNSSLRFIILSGYDDFDYAKRAIRYGVSDYLLKPLEEEELYAALSAQIERMEVQEQRLKQVEELKALAETSQEAARQQTLTQYLQDDDMDITDEAIRTLEQSCVLFTAAVLQMEPFTTPHQSFAEGEDALIWFAIKNIVTERFESRGIQGVLVHHSLDRDQLVYVLGLKEKQDNVSVLSTLEAISYGIRQYLKLNVTIGIGPYQEKLHKIKESYREARSLTRNAIVHGNNRIYTWSHSAARAAQRKTIIGNEDGKLLESWLKGLEKDKVSRWLERRLGAIAQDPESTFLMVEWFCVDLYVYLHKFLLANADESEWAIGEMEDLLRGLQQAKDWRDVMLRMNELATNAIFLLSKTNTAAGKDIMESVRLYIQHHYAESIQLQSIAERFYIHPNYFSKRFKEKYGESFVDYLNSVRMKEAAVLLSTTDLKVREISERVGFDDAAYFGSVFRKRYGQTPTQYRERMAQS; from the coding sequence ATGCGAATAGTGGTGCTGGACGATGAGCCGATCATCCGTCAAGGAATTATTCATAAGATCGGTCAGACCGGTCTTCCGGTAGAGGTCGTCGGCGAGGCGGGAGACGGGCGGGCGGGCCTTGAGCTCGTGCGTACGCTGCGGCCGGATCTGGTCGTAACCGATATTCATATGCCTGCGATGGACGGGCTGACGTTCATTCAGGAGGCGCAGGAGCTCAACTCGTCGCTGCGGTTCATCATATTGAGCGGCTATGACGATTTTGACTATGCGAAGAGGGCGATCCGGTACGGGGTCAGTGACTATTTATTGAAGCCGCTGGAGGAGGAGGAGCTATACGCGGCACTGTCTGCACAGATTGAGCGCATGGAAGTGCAAGAACAGAGGTTGAAGCAGGTCGAGGAGCTGAAGGCGCTGGCGGAGACGAGTCAGGAGGCGGCGCGGCAGCAGACGCTGACTCAATATTTGCAGGACGACGATATGGATATTACGGATGAGGCGATTCGTACGCTGGAGCAGTCCTGCGTCTTGTTCACGGCCGCTGTGCTGCAGATGGAGCCGTTCACGACACCGCACCAATCGTTCGCGGAGGGCGAGGATGCCCTGATCTGGTTCGCGATCAAAAATATCGTCACCGAGCGCTTCGAGTCGCGCGGCATTCAAGGAGTGCTCGTTCACCATTCGCTCGACCGGGATCAGCTCGTGTACGTGCTCGGTCTGAAGGAGAAGCAGGATAACGTCTCAGTGCTGTCGACGCTGGAGGCGATATCGTATGGCATCCGCCAATACTTGAAGCTGAATGTGACGATCGGCATCGGACCGTATCAGGAGAAGCTGCACAAGATTAAGGAGAGCTACCGGGAGGCGAGAAGCCTAACACGGAACGCGATTGTACATGGCAACAATCGCATCTATACGTGGAGCCACAGCGCGGCGAGAGCGGCACAGCGCAAGACGATTATCGGCAACGAGGACGGCAAGCTGCTGGAGAGCTGGCTGAAGGGGCTGGAGAAGGATAAGGTGAGCCGCTGGCTCGAACGCCGCCTCGGGGCGATCGCGCAGGACCCGGAGTCGACCTTTCTGATGGTGGAATGGTTCTGCGTCGATCTGTACGTATACTTGCACAAGTTCCTGCTGGCGAATGCGGATGAGTCGGAGTGGGCAATCGGCGAGATGGAGGACCTGCTCCGCGGACTGCAGCAGGCGAAGGATTGGCGTGATGTGATGCTGCGGATGAACGAGCTGGCGACGAACGCGATCTTCCTCCTGTCCAAGACGAATACGGCGGCGGGCAAAGATATTATGGAATCGGTGCGGCTGTATATCCAGCATCATTATGCCGAGTCGATCCAGCTGCAGTCGATTGCTGAGCGGTTCTACATTCATCCGAATTATTTCTCCAAGCGCTTCAAGGAAAAATATGGGGAGTCGTTCGTCGACTATCTGAACAGTGTGCGTATGAAGGAGGCGGCTGTGCTGCTCTCGACGACGGATCTGAAGGTGAGGGAAATTAGCGAGCGAGTCGGCTTCGACGACGCGGCTTACTTCGGAAGCGTCTTCCGCAAGCGGTATGGACAGACGCCGACTCAATATCGGGAACGGATGGCGCAATCGTAG
- a CDS encoding DUF6973 domain-containing protein produces the protein MNSKKPLVALSAVTILFASITPMTVFAESSENTAATNHSVNSPTNAQKQKSLTVDDVLNSPQFKSLTFDDDSVKLFKEIEKFKKNNPKMTSNEIIQEFDSRLNNHQQNLFFSVNASYDPYVAKWKELTNAEKVLVVTTPGQALIVDSCRDKAVNYSNNSVYGSLNGNGTKKDAFRHAIWNALMCKYLNKFSAYVWATAHEAQDDPNYNTTIFDGFTGLEHKNMDLHNNEKGRDCWNIITDNILWTSDQTLQNRVAAKIEAGEMTVLR, from the coding sequence TTGAATTCTAAAAAACCACTTGTTGCTCTATCCGCTGTCACTATCTTGTTTGCAAGTATCACGCCTATGACGGTCTTTGCTGAATCTAGCGAAAACACTGCTGCAACCAACCACTCTGTTAATTCACCAACCAATGCTCAAAAGCAAAAATCTCTAACCGTAGATGACGTTCTTAACAGCCCGCAATTCAAGAGTTTGACTTTTGATGATGATTCAGTAAAATTATTTAAAGAGATTGAAAAATTCAAGAAAAATAATCCTAAAATGACATCTAATGAAATCATCCAAGAGTTCGACAGCAGATTGAATAACCATCAACAAAATCTTTTTTTTAGTGTAAATGCAAGTTATGACCCTTATGTTGCTAAATGGAAAGAACTAACTAATGCGGAAAAGGTGTTAGTAGTCACCACTCCTGGTCAAGCTCTCATCGTAGACTCATGTAGGGATAAAGCGGTTAATTATTCAAATAACAGTGTATACGGTTCTTTAAATGGAAATGGTACTAAAAAAGATGCATTTCGTCACGCCATATGGAATGCTTTAATGTGTAAGTATCTAAACAAATTTTCAGCATATGTTTGGGCAACTGCTCACGAAGCACAAGATGATCCGAACTATAATACTACTATTTTCGATGGTTTTACGGGATTGGAACATAAAAACATGGACCTGCACAATAATGAAAAGGGCAGAGATTGCTGGAACATAATTACAGACAATATTCTATGGACATCAGATCAAACTCTGCAAAATCGTGTTGCAGCGAAAATTGAAGCCGGAGAGATGACTGTTCTTAGATAA
- a CDS encoding extracellular solute-binding protein: protein MFVWRRHAALSSVMVLAVMVALTSCDGRADVGRLDAESAGQQEVVEIVVWDKPREGSVDKPVIQELFRRFDAAHPHIRVKHVEPTFQREREQFMTAVAGGEQPDLYNSAFPDMETYLNQGIPADMTELWSAYPEREQYLPGALAAAMRDGRIYGVPNFMYVSGLAYNKQLFREAGVDPSEALQSWTSFGEAAERLTDRSKGTYGYAMLGTDWADWFFEYYVWQAGGDLTERLPGGHVRLRFTSEEAIAALQYYKDLRFKYRATQRNVLQSLDDNIKDFFSGRAATMIATSNWFGEMVSAGMDVRDIGFAPLPPGPGGVSPSQVGGGIWIFNPKASEEKRKAAFTYATYMTSKEALELMLQYQSEHGIFPNLLSIRQDVDVDRYAAGMPKELIANVKQVTEQGRLEYYMKSRLSPYVSRAVQQVLMDENADPLTVMQAAEQLVQREVVDRLAAETGP from the coding sequence ATGTTCGTATGGCGTAGGCACGCCGCGCTAAGCTCGGTTATGGTGTTAGCTGTCATGGTGGCGCTGACCTCCTGTGACGGGCGAGCGGATGTGGGGCGGTTAGACGCTGAGTCTGCAGGTCAGCAGGAGGTCGTAGAGATCGTCGTCTGGGACAAGCCGCGGGAGGGCTCGGTCGATAAGCCGGTCATCCAGGAGCTGTTCAGGCGATTCGATGCGGCGCATCCGCATATTCGGGTGAAGCATGTGGAGCCGACGTTCCAGCGGGAGCGGGAGCAGTTCATGACGGCTGTTGCTGGAGGCGAGCAGCCGGATCTGTACAACAGTGCGTTCCCGGATATGGAGACGTATCTGAATCAGGGCATCCCTGCCGATATGACGGAGCTGTGGAGCGCGTATCCGGAGCGTGAGCAATATTTGCCGGGAGCGCTCGCGGCGGCGATGAGAGACGGGCGCATCTATGGTGTTCCGAACTTCATGTATGTGTCGGGGCTAGCCTACAACAAGCAGCTATTCCGTGAGGCGGGGGTCGACCCGTCTGAGGCGCTGCAGAGCTGGACGTCGTTCGGCGAGGCGGCCGAGAGGCTGACGGATCGGAGCAAGGGGACGTACGGGTATGCGATGCTCGGGACGGACTGGGCGGACTGGTTCTTCGAATATTATGTGTGGCAGGCCGGTGGTGATCTGACGGAGCGGCTGCCGGGTGGTCATGTGAGGCTGCGGTTCACGTCGGAGGAAGCGATCGCGGCGCTGCAGTATTACAAGGATCTGCGCTTCAAGTATCGGGCGACGCAGCGCAATGTGCTGCAAAGTCTAGATGACAACATCAAGGACTTCTTCTCCGGCCGGGCCGCGACGATGATCGCGACGTCGAACTGGTTCGGCGAGATGGTGTCGGCGGGCATGGACGTTCGAGATATAGGCTTCGCGCCGCTTCCTCCCGGTCCGGGAGGCGTGTCGCCGTCGCAGGTGGGCGGCGGGATCTGGATCTTCAACCCGAAGGCATCAGAGGAGAAGCGGAAGGCGGCCTTCACGTACGCGACGTATATGACGTCGAAGGAGGCGCTTGAGCTGATGCTGCAATATCAGAGCGAGCATGGCATATTCCCGAACCTGCTGTCGATACGCCAGGACGTCGATGTGGATCGTTACGCCGCAGGTATGCCGAAGGAGCTCATCGCGAACGTGAAGCAGGTGACCGAGCAGGGGCGGCTCGAATATTACATGAAGTCGAGGCTGAGCCCGTACGTGTCGCGAGCGGTCCAGCAGGTGCTGATGGACGAGAATGCCGACCCGCTGACGGTCATGCAGGCTGCGGAGCAGCTCGTCCAGCGCGAGGTTGTTGACCGGCTTGCAGCGGAGACGGGGCCGTGA
- a CDS encoding LacI family DNA-binding transcriptional regulator: MARQKKVSMQDIADRLDISKNAVSLALQHKKGISEELRLRVLETAKELGYGTLSSETLGQPSGNVLVLVPERVMTYEDNDHFQFFHDMIWGLERSIRRKGINAIIVPITSEMESSRTLPQHCRDIAHQGIVLFGIVDKAYAGVVWELDTPLVMLDSYHREWPCPAVASANLEGAYEAVSLLIRSGHREIGFIGPANLTTSFEERWYGYWRAMQEHGLAVDMTKGLTHLRSLDNTEAELGQFLSGLPRESMPTAFFCGNDRIAYLLIRQLRERGLRVPDDVSVVGFDDLKYEDEAGLRLTTMRVDKDQLCERAAELLLSLTGPSRELLRVYIKPTLVVQDTVKQLGGRYSKTTST; encoded by the coding sequence ATGGCGCGTCAAAAAAAGGTGTCGATGCAGGATATTGCCGATCGGCTGGATATTTCGAAAAATGCGGTATCGCTCGCCCTGCAGCATAAAAAAGGGATCAGTGAGGAGCTGCGGCTCCGCGTATTGGAGACGGCGAAGGAGCTCGGATACGGCACGCTGTCGTCCGAGACGCTAGGTCAGCCAAGCGGCAATGTGCTCGTGCTGGTGCCGGAGAGAGTGATGACCTATGAGGATAACGATCACTTTCAATTTTTCCACGATATGATCTGGGGCTTGGAGCGCAGCATACGACGGAAGGGCATCAATGCGATCATCGTGCCGATTACGAGTGAGATGGAGTCGTCGAGGACGCTCCCGCAGCATTGCCGGGATATTGCGCATCAAGGGATCGTGCTGTTCGGTATTGTGGACAAGGCGTATGCAGGCGTCGTCTGGGAGCTCGATACGCCGCTTGTGATGCTCGATTCGTATCATCGGGAGTGGCCTTGTCCAGCTGTAGCCTCTGCGAATCTCGAAGGGGCTTATGAGGCGGTGTCGCTGCTGATCCGCTCCGGTCACCGTGAGATTGGCTTCATCGGACCTGCGAACTTGACGACGAGCTTCGAGGAGCGGTGGTACGGCTATTGGCGGGCGATGCAGGAGCATGGGCTGGCTGTCGATATGACGAAGGGGCTGACGCATCTTCGAAGCCTGGACAATACGGAGGCGGAGCTCGGGCAGTTCTTGTCGGGACTACCAAGGGAAAGCATGCCGACGGCCTTCTTCTGCGGGAATGATCGGATTGCGTACTTGCTCATTCGGCAGCTTCGAGAGCGGGGCTTACGGGTTCCGGACGACGTCTCGGTCGTCGGCTTCGATGACCTGAAGTATGAGGATGAAGCGGGATTGAGGCTGACGACGATGCGGGTGGACAAGGACCAGCTATGTGAGCGGGCGGCTGAGCTGCTGCTGTCGTTAACCGGCCCGTCCCGGGAGCTGCTTCGGGTGTACATCAAGCCGACGCTCGTGGTGCAGGATACGGTGAAGCAGCTGGGCGGGCGCTACAGCAAGACAACTTCTACTTGA